The Oscillatoria salina IIICB1 nucleotide sequence TACCCCAGCCAATTGAATCTGAGGAAATTCGTTGGGTAAGTGTGGAACAATTGGATCGCTTTGCCTTTCCTGAAGCTAACCAATACATTATTGCAGCTTTGCGCGATCGCCAGAGAGAATTGGGGATTGGGAGACTGGGAAGAGGGGGAGGATAAGGGGGACAGGGGGACAAGGAGGACAAGGGGGACAAGGGAGACAAGGAGGACAAGGGGGACAAGGAGGACAAGGGAGACAAGGAGGACAAGCAAGATAAACTGTTCACTGATAACTGTTCACTGTTCACTGATAACTGAACCCAATCCCCAATCCCCAATCCCCAGTTTCCCAATTTAAGATATTTTAAGTAATATTAAGGAAGAAGAAAAAAAATTAATAAACCTTTCTTTAGTACAAACAGAACTTGCTAGATCGAAAAATCACCCAATCGGGTGAGCCAGATATATGAAGTATCCCATTGGTAATCAAAGTATGTTGTAAGTGTCTGGCTGAGGGATCTTTCCAGCCAGCGACAGGTAAGGGAGCGCAACAGAGCTAGTCAAGTTTTTTCCCAAAGCAGCAAACTCGACGAGCAACAACAGGAGTAACCGTGAGCCAAAAAGCCCCAGAAGATGAAAAATATCAGCTCGATGGCTCGGCACTTGCCAAGCTTGATGAGCATGGCTCAATTGAGTCAGAAACAAACCCAGATGCAGAATTAACTTCAGAGCCGCCAAGAAAAAATTGGCGCTCCGGAGGGCTAAATTTATTTATTGGTGTAGGTTTGGGGATTGCGCTGGCATTTATGGGAATGCGTTTTGTCTCTCCTAGCCAGACGACGGAAACTTCTGCTCAAGTGCCAGCTAGAGAAACTTCTCAACCTGGTAGAAGCGTCACTGTCGCCGAAGTAACTTCCTCGCGGCTCGATCGCGCGATCGCGGCGACTGGTACTGTGGCGGCTTGGGAAATGACTCCGGTTTCTCCTCAAGCTACTGGATTAAAAATTGAAAGTATATTAGCAGATGAAGGAGATTTTGTCAAGACTGGACAAGTAATGGCAATTCTCGATGACTCGTTGTTGCAAGCAAGTTTAGCAGAAGCAAAAGCTGCTGTTGCCCAAGCTGAGGCGCGTTTAGCTGAATTAAGAGCGGGTAGTCGCTCGGAAGAAATTGCCCGCGCTCGGGAAAATCTCCGCAGTGCTGAAGCAGCAGTAGCCAGTGCGGAAGCGAAACTAGAATTAGCTCAAACACGAGTTGAACGCAATCGGATTTTAGCAGATGCAGGTGCGATCGCGCGCGATCGCTTCGATGAAATCCTTAATGAAGAGCGTAGCAATCAACTCTCTCTCGAACAAGCTAAAGCCCGTCGTGACGAAGCCCAACAGCAATTAGCCGAAGTGGAAAAAGGTCCGCGTCAAGAAGTTATTGCGGCAGCAGAAGCAGAAGTCGCCCGCGCTGAAGCTCAAGTACAATCAGTCCTAGAGCAACTTGACGACACCAGAGTGGTAGCACCAGTTAACGGTGAAGTAGCTGAAAGAAATGCTCGCTTGGGGGATGTTACTTCTGGGAGTCAACCACTGTTTAAATTAATTGAAAACGGACGCTTAGAATTGATTTTAAAAGTTCCCGAAACCCAGCTAACCCAAATTAGTCCGGGACAACCAGTTAAAATTACTTCTGATAGCGATCGCGATTTACAAGTTACTGGTGAAGTACGAGAAATCTATCCAACGGTAGATGAAAACTCTCGTCAGGCACAAGTAAAAATCAATTTACCCGCTACAGAAAATTTACGTCCGGGAATGTTTTTGCGAGCAGAAATTATTACTCAGTCAACATCAGGTTTGACTGTACCTTACGATGCCATTCAACCTCAAAGCGAGAATACAGCGATCGTTTTTGTCGTGCAAGCCGATAACAGTGTAGCTGCGAAAGAAGTGACAATTGGCACAATTATGCCTGAAAAAGAAGTAGAAATCAAAAGCGGTTTGAATTCTGGCGAAAGGGTAGTAGTTAAAGGTGCAGCTTATCTTAAAGATGGCGACAAAATAGAAATAGTTGCCACTGAGTAGAAAAATATTAGCAACAGAGTTGGAAATCCCTGTTAAAAAAATTAATTTTTCTCAAGCAAACTCAGCAAATTGGACTTAGTTAAAACCTAACTTTGACTATTAAACAACAAGAGAAAACTAATCCCAAATTCTCAATTTCCACTGGTAACTGCTAACTGATAACTGATAACTGAAAAATGTCTTTCCACGTCTCCGCCTGGTCGATCAAAAATCCAGTTCCCACGATTGTTTTATTCTTAATCTTGGGAATAGTTGGCTTAATGTCATTTTTTTCCCTGGGAATTGACGACAATCCGAATATTGACATACCCATAGTACAGGTACAAGTAACCCAACCCGGTGCCGGACCAACCGAACTAGAAACTCAGATTACCAAAAAAGTAGAAGATGCCGTTGCGAGTTTAGGTAACATCGACGCAATTAACTCCACAGTTACCGATGGTAATTCGACAACCACAATCGAATTTGAATTAGGAACAGATAGCGATCGCGCGACGAATGATGTCCGGAATGCAGTTGCTCAAATTCGTCAAGATTTACCTCAAGATGCTAACGAACCGATCGTTCAGCGTTTAGAATTTGCTGGTGGGGCGATAATGACTTATGTTGTTGCTTCCGAACAGCGATCGGTCGAACAATTGAGTAATTTAGTAGACCAAACTATTAGCCGTGAATTACTTAACGTTTCCGGAGTCGCCCAAATTAATCGACTCGGAGGTGTAGATCGCGAAATTCGCATTGACCTCGATGCCGAACGGTTACAAGCTTATGGCATTACCGCGACTCAAGTCAACGACCAAGTAGGCGCTTTAAACATAAATTTACCAGGAGGTCGTGCCGAAGTTGGTGGTGGCGAACAAAATATTCGGACATTAGGTAGTGCGAGGACAGTTGAAGAGTTAAAAAGTTATCGAGTTGTACTTCCGGGTGGTGCGACTGTACCTTTAACCGATTTAGGAACTGTTGAAGATAGTTACGCCGAACCCCGTAATGCAGCTTTTTTCAATAATCAACCGGTAGTTGCTTTTTCCGTTTTGCGGAGTACAGGTAGTACCTTAGTTACCGTCGAAGAAGGGGTAAGAAAACAGGTAGAAAAACTACGCACTACCCTTCCCGAAGATATTGAATTAGAGTTAATTTTCACTCGCGCCAACTCAATCCGCGACTCATTTCGAGCAACAATTGACTCATTAGTAATTGCTTGCATCTTGACCACGATCGCCGTAGGCTTGTTTTTACGCGATTGGCGAGCAACTTTAATTACTTCTATGGCGCTACCTTTGTCAATTATTCCCACGTTCATCGTGATGCAGAGTCTCGATTATACCCTCAATGAGATGACATTATTGGCATTAGCGCTGGCGATCGGTAACTTGGTTGATGATGCAATTTGTATGATTGAAAACATCGACCAACATATTGAAATGGGCAAAAAGCCTTATAAAGCTGCCCTCGATGCTGCTCGGGAAATTGGTTTGGCGGTAGTCGCTACCACAGCCACGATTGTCGCGGTATTTTTGCCTGTAGCCTTTATGGGTGGGATTCCGGGGCAATTTTTTCAACCCTTTGGTGTAACGGTGGCTGTCTCAACCATGTTTTCAACTTTGGTTGCTTGTACGATGACACCGATGCTGAGTGCTTATTTACTGAAACCAAAAACTAGTAAATTAGGACAAGGCAAGAAAGAAAGAACGACAAGTTCTCAGTTATTGGCTAGGTTTTGGCGCTTAGGTGGTGCAAAGAAACACGATCCGGCTAATTCCCAAACAGCAGTTACTAATTCCCCAGCCAGCAAGCGCATTCAACCTTATCGTGGAATGTTGACTTGGGCGCTAAGACATCGGATTACTACCTTATTGTTAGCGATCGCCTTTTTTATTGCCAGTCTTCAGCTTGTTCCTTATATTCCCAAGGGTTTATTTGATAGCGGCGATACAGGTTTAAGCTTAGTATCGATTGATTTACCTCCAGGTTCGACACTGAGCGAAACCGAACAAGTAATTAAACAAACTACCGATTTATTGCAGGGAAATCCCGCCGTAGAAAGCGTTTTTGCCAGCGCGGAAAAGATCGATACTGCTACAGTCTACGCTAATTTAGTACCGAAAGCAGAGCGATCGCTTTCTCAGCAGGAATTTGAACAACAGATGCGAGAAGATTTTCGTCGCATTCCTGGTGCGCGGGTGAGTTTCCGCAGTCAAGGGGCTGGTGGTGGTGGGAAGGATTTATCGATCGTCCTCAAAAGTGATAATCCTGAAGCCCTTCAACAAGCGGCTGAGGCTTTAGAAACGCAAATGAGTCGAATTCCGGGCTTAGTAGAAATAACATCGAGTGCGAGTTTAGTCAAACCAGAAATTGTCATTGTACCCGATCGCGATCGCGCGGCGGATTTGGGGGTTTCGGTACGAGATATTGCCCGCACTGCAAGTTTGGCTTTAATTGGCGATAATGAGTCCAATCTGGCTAAGTTTAATTTACCCGATCGCCAAATTCCGATTCGGGTGCAACTGAATCCCGAACAGCGATCGGATCTCGATACCTTAAGAAATTTGCGGGTTCCCAGTCAGGATGGTTCTCTAGTTCCTCTCACCGCAGTCGCAGACATCCGTTTAGCAAGCGGTTCGGCGCAAATTGACCGTTTCGATCGCCGTCGTCAAGTCTCCGTGGAAGCGAATTTAGAAGGAATTTCTTTAGGCGATGCGTTAGAACAAGTTCGGGCTTTACCAGCAATGAATCCGCTTCCTCCAGAAGTTACCGAGGAACCTGCTGGAGATGCGGAAATTATGCGCGATATTTTTAGTCGCTTTGTCACAGCTTTAGGGCTAGCGGTGCTATCAATTTATGCAATTCTTGTCTTGCTCTACAACAACTTTCTTTATCCATTGGGAATTTTGGTCGCTTTACCTCTTTCCCTTGGTGGTGCGTTGCTGGGGCTGTTGATTACCCAAAAAGAATTGGGCTTGTTTGCGTTAATTGGGATTGTACTCCTGATGGGGTT carries:
- a CDS encoding efflux RND transporter periplasmic adaptor subunit, which translates into the protein MSQKAPEDEKYQLDGSALAKLDEHGSIESETNPDAELTSEPPRKNWRSGGLNLFIGVGLGIALAFMGMRFVSPSQTTETSAQVPARETSQPGRSVTVAEVTSSRLDRAIAATGTVAAWEMTPVSPQATGLKIESILADEGDFVKTGQVMAILDDSLLQASLAEAKAAVAQAEARLAELRAGSRSEEIARARENLRSAEAAVASAEAKLELAQTRVERNRILADAGAIARDRFDEILNEERSNQLSLEQAKARRDEAQQQLAEVEKGPRQEVIAAAEAEVARAEAQVQSVLEQLDDTRVVAPVNGEVAERNARLGDVTSGSQPLFKLIENGRLELILKVPETQLTQISPGQPVKITSDSDRDLQVTGEVREIYPTVDENSRQAQVKINLPATENLRPGMFLRAEIITQSTSGLTVPYDAIQPQSENTAIVFVVQADNSVAAKEVTIGTIMPEKEVEIKSGLNSGERVVVKGAAYLKDGDKIEIVATE
- a CDS encoding efflux RND transporter permease subunit; translation: MSFHVSAWSIKNPVPTIVLFLILGIVGLMSFFSLGIDDNPNIDIPIVQVQVTQPGAGPTELETQITKKVEDAVASLGNIDAINSTVTDGNSTTTIEFELGTDSDRATNDVRNAVAQIRQDLPQDANEPIVQRLEFAGGAIMTYVVASEQRSVEQLSNLVDQTISRELLNVSGVAQINRLGGVDREIRIDLDAERLQAYGITATQVNDQVGALNINLPGGRAEVGGGEQNIRTLGSARTVEELKSYRVVLPGGATVPLTDLGTVEDSYAEPRNAAFFNNQPVVAFSVLRSTGSTLVTVEEGVRKQVEKLRTTLPEDIELELIFTRANSIRDSFRATIDSLVIACILTTIAVGLFLRDWRATLITSMALPLSIIPTFIVMQSLDYTLNEMTLLALALAIGNLVDDAICMIENIDQHIEMGKKPYKAALDAAREIGLAVVATTATIVAVFLPVAFMGGIPGQFFQPFGVTVAVSTMFSTLVACTMTPMLSAYLLKPKTSKLGQGKKERTTSSQLLARFWRLGGAKKHDPANSQTAVTNSPASKRIQPYRGMLTWALRHRITTLLLAIAFFIASLQLVPYIPKGLFDSGDTGLSLVSIDLPPGSTLSETEQVIKQTTDLLQGNPAVESVFASAEKIDTATVYANLVPKAERSLSQQEFEQQMREDFRRIPGARVSFRSQGAGGGGKDLSIVLKSDNPEALQQAAEALETQMSRIPGLVEITSSASLVKPEIVIVPDRDRAADLGVSVRDIARTASLALIGDNESNLAKFNLPDRQIPIRVQLNPEQRSDLDTLRNLRVPSQDGSLVPLTAVADIRLASGSAQIDRFDRRRQVSVEANLEGISLGDALEQVRALPAMNPLPPEVTEEPAGDAEIMRDIFSRFVTALGLAVLSIYAILVLLYNNFLYPLGILVALPLSLGGALLGLLITQKELGLFALIGIVLLMGLVTKNAILLVDFALENERRGLPQFRAVVEAGVSRLRPILMTSISTIAGMLPIALEYGAGGEVRSPMAIAVIGGFSTSTLLTLVVVPVIFTYVDNTIHWFSKMFNRSEDDIEDPGAIEPKNVN